One segment of Paenibacillus rhizovicinus DNA contains the following:
- a CDS encoding endo-1,4-beta-xylanase, with product MTERRIRADHSLATAFQNDFLIGAAVNSRTIISQSSLLQQHYNSITAENEMKFESLHPGEQRYSFEQADRIAQFARENGMKLRGHALVWHNQTPQWVFEDGNGGPAGRELLLSRMKSHIDTVVNRYKDTIYCWDVVNEAVTDEGTEQLRPSKWLQGIGEDYIELAFRSAHEADPNALLFYNDYNECNPLKREKIHSLVKALLEKGAPVHGIGLQAHWSLLNPSLDHIREAIERYASLGVKLQITEMDVSMFEFADRRTDLTEPTAEMLRLQEERYEQFFRLFLEYRDVLASVTFWGAADDYTWLDYFPVRGRKNWPLLFDTEQRPKGAVSAIISL from the coding sequence ATGACAGAAAGACGGATACGAGCGGATCATTCGTTAGCGACAGCGTTTCAGAACGATTTTCTGATCGGCGCAGCCGTTAATTCGCGGACGATCATCAGCCAGAGCAGCCTGCTGCAGCAGCACTACAACAGCATCACGGCAGAGAATGAAATGAAGTTTGAAAGTCTTCATCCGGGAGAACAAAGGTATTCGTTCGAGCAAGCGGACCGCATTGCCCAATTTGCCCGCGAGAATGGCATGAAGCTGAGAGGTCACGCGTTAGTGTGGCACAATCAAACGCCGCAATGGGTGTTCGAGGACGGCAACGGAGGGCCGGCGGGACGCGAGCTGCTGCTATCGCGAATGAAGTCTCATATCGACACCGTCGTGAACCGGTACAAGGACACGATTTACTGCTGGGACGTTGTCAACGAAGCGGTGACCGATGAAGGAACGGAGCAGCTTCGTCCTTCGAAGTGGCTGCAGGGCATCGGGGAGGATTATATCGAGCTGGCGTTCCGGTCCGCTCATGAAGCGGATCCGAATGCGCTCTTATTCTATAATGATTACAATGAGTGCAACCCCCTCAAAAGAGAGAAAATTCATTCGCTCGTCAAAGCTCTGTTGGAGAAGGGCGCTCCTGTTCATGGAATCGGGCTTCAGGCGCATTGGAGCTTGTTGAATCCGTCTCTCGATCATATCAGGGAAGCAATCGAACGATATGCCTCGCTTGGCGTGAAGCTTCAAATTACGGAGATGGATGTGTCCATGTTCGAGTTCGCTGACAGACGCACCGATCTGACGGAGCCTACGGCAGAGATGCTTCGACTGCAGGAGGAGAGATACGAGCAGTTTTTTCGGTTGTTCCTGGAATATCGCGACGTGCTTGCAAGCGTTACCTTCTGGGGCGCGGCGGATGATTATACGTGGCTGGATTATTTTCCGGTTCGCGGGAGGAAGAATTGGCCGCTATTGTTCGACACGGAGCAGCGTCCGAAAGGGGCGGTTTCGGCTATTATTTCTTTGTAG